From a single Brassica napus cultivar Da-Ae chromosome C9, Da-Ae, whole genome shotgun sequence genomic region:
- the LOC106422136 gene encoding RNA-binding protein CP33, chloroplastic: MALLRLPPISLQYLGHKSEQKTPNPGVSLTNFSLTWSTPSLSRLHLAKPRNLTSYSFATTQEPILEPSSSEEISKTRLIAQNVPWTSTPEDIRSLFEKSGSVVDVEMSMHKKERNRGLVFIEMASPEEAASALQALESYEYEGRRLKVAYAKAKKKKTYAPREKPTPVPTFNLFVANLAFEARAKHLKEFFDADTGNVVSTEVIFHENPRRSSGYGFVSFKTKKMADAALLEFQGKDFMGRPIRLARSKQFVKLHAKEGLQPPDEEEPSESEIMTEEDETPAPEN; the protein is encoded by the exons ATGGCTCTTCTTCGTCTCCCTCCCATTTCCCTCCAATATCTAGGTCACAAATCTGAACAAAAAACCCCTAATCCCGGAGTTTCGCTCACCAATTTCTCTCTCACATGGTCTACTCCTTCACTATCTCGTCTCCATCTAGCGAAACCCAGAAATCTTACCTCTTACTCCTTCGCTACTACCCAGGAGCCAATCCTCGAGCCTTCTTCTTCGGAAGAGATTTCCAAAACCAGATTGATTGCTCAAAACGTTCCTTGGACCTCTACACCCGAAGACATAAGGTCGCTGTTCGAGAAATCCGGCAGTGTCGTCGACGTTGAG ATGTCTATGCACAAGAAGGAAAGGAATCGAGGTTTGGTTTTCATTGAAATGGCTTCTCCTGAAGAAGCTGCATCAGCTCTTCAAGCTCTCGAATCCTAT GAATATGAGGGTCGTCGTTTGAAGGTAGCCTATGCAAAggccaaaaagaagaaaacttaTGCTCCTCGTGAGAAGCCTACGCCGGTGCCTACGTTCAATTTGTTTGTTGCAAACTTGGCATTTGAAGCTAGGGCCAAGCATCTTAAGGAGTTCTTTGATGCTGACACTGGCAACGTTGTGTCCACTGAAGTTATATTCCATGAAAATCCAAGGAGGTCTAGTGGTTACGGGTTTGTCTCTttcaaaaccaagaaaatggCCGATGCAGCGCTCCTTGAGTTCCAAGGAAAG GATTTCATGGGAAGACCAATCCGATTAGCTCGTAGCAAACAGTTTGTGAAGTTGCATGCAAAAGAAGGGTTGCAGCCACCTGATGAAGAGGAACCATCTGAGTCTGAGATAATGACTGAAGAGGACGAAACTCCAGCTCCAGAAAACTGA